The following are encoded together in the Glycine max cultivar Williams 82 chromosome 8, Glycine_max_v4.0, whole genome shotgun sequence genome:
- the LOC100813702 gene encoding cleavage and polyadenylation specificity factor subunit 6 translates to MDEGEGGDPMDQFHRNEAISAVADDGFLGEEDDDYEDLYNDVNVGEGFLQSLRKNEDSGFRNDVVEDKKPLQQPDQDPVVGVSIPGVGGGGGSGVVEGRVSGNVDGLQNQGFRGGNSGGGGGSGGLKVELGQPSGKLSEIEEQGGNDGTDVQGIGQQPHGGVVGSVGNEGLVRQGQGGGGGAGNVNRVGGNGVGNSVSTVNSVNTGGGGGVVVVGGGAPPGGGGGTILFVGDLHWWTTDAELEAELSKYGSVKEVKFFDEKASGKSKGYCQVEFYEAFAATACKEGMNGHVFNGRPCVVAFASPFTVKKMGEAQINRNQQMNQTAVPQGRRGPADAGAKPGGSNISTGGNYQGGDGNRSYGRGGGGNWGRGNNPGMGNRGPINPMRNRGGGMGGRGIMGNGGNGFGQGMGATPPLLHPQSMMNQGFDPAFGPMGRMGSYGGFPGAPTPPFSGILPSFPGVGGVGLPGVAPHVNPAFFGRGMPVNGMGMMPGSGMDGPNMGMWSDPNMGGWGGEEPGGGKAGESSYGEEAASDHQYGEVSHDRAGWPMREKDRGSERDWSGTSERRYRDDRDQGYDRDAPKEKDMGHDHEWSERRHRDDRETGRERSRDRDRERSRDRDRDRERDYRERDRHKEDRDRYADHHRYRDREAEHDDEWERGRSSKPHSKSQLSQEEEHHSRPRDADYGKRRRLTSE, encoded by the coding sequence ATGGACGAAGGTGAGGGAGGCGATCCCATGGATCAGTTCCACCGTAACGAGGCTATATCCGCTGTAGCTGACGACGGTTTCTTGGGCGAGGAGGACGACGATTACGAGGATCTTTACAACGATGTTAATGTCGGCGAAGGGTTTCTTCAATCGTTGCGGAAGAACGAGGATTCGGGGTTTCGGAACGACGTCGTCGAGGACAAGAAGCCGCTGCAGCAGCCTGATCAGGATCCCGTTGTCGGGGTTTCGATACCGGGTGTCGGTGGTGGCGGTGGAAGTGGAGTTGTGGAAGGCAGGGTTTCTGGGAATGTTGATGGGTTACAGAATCAAGGGTTTAGAGGGGGTAATTCTGGTGGAGGAGGTGGATCAGGTGGGCTTAAGGTTGAATTAGGGCAGCCATCTGGGAAATTGAGTGAAATTGAGGAGCAGGGTGGGAATGATGGTACTGATGTGCAGGGGATTGGGCAGCAACCACATGGTGGAGTTGTTGGGAGTGTCGGGAATGAGGGTTTGGTGAGACAAGGTcaaggtggtggaggaggagcaGGGAATGTTAATAGGGTTGGTGGAAATGGTGTTGGGAATAGTGTGAGTACTGTTAATAGTGTTAATACTGGAGGAGGTGgaggtgttgttgttgttggtggtggtgcTCCTCCTGGTGGTGGTGGGGGTACCATACTATTTGTGGGTGACTTGCATTGGTGGACTACTGATGCTGAGCTGGAAGCTGAGCTTTCCAAGTATGGGTCTGTGAAGGAGGTGAAGTTTTTCGATGAGAAGGCCAGTGGGAAATCAAAGGGGTATTGCCAGGTTGAGTTTTATGAAGCTTTTGCTGCGACTGCTTGTAAGGAAGGGATGAATGGGCATGTTTTTAATGGGAGACCTTGTGTTGTTGCATTTGCATCGCCTTTTACGGTTAAGAAAATGGGGGAGGCTCAGATAAACAGGAATCAGCAGATGAACCAAACTGCTGTTCCTCAGGGAAGGAGGGGACCTGCTGATGCAGGGGCTAAGCCTGGTGGGAGTAATATTTCGACAGGTGGTAATTACCAAGGTGGAGATGGAAATAGAAGTTatggaagaggaggaggaggtaaTTGGGGGAGAGGAAATAATCCTGGTATGGGGAATAGAGGGCCTATTAATCCAATGAGGAACAGGGGTGGTGGCATGGGTGGGAGAGGTATAATGGGTAATGGTGGAAATGGGTTTGGACAGGGTATGGGTGCTACTCCACCACTGTTGCATCCTCAGTCCATGATGAATCAGGGTTTTGATCCTGCATTTGGCCCCATGGGTAGAATGGGTAGTTACGGAGGCTTTCCCGGTGCTCCGACACCACCATTCTCTGGGATTTTGCCTTCATTCCCTGGTGTTGGAGGTGTTGGTTTGCCTGGAGTGGCACCTCATGTTAATCCAGCCTTTTTTGGAAGAGGGATGCCTGTTAATGGTATGGGGATGATGCCCGGATCAGGCATGGATGGTCCTAATATGGGAATGTGGTCAGATCCAAATATGGGTGGATGGGGTGGTGAAGAGCCTGGTGGTGGGAAGGCTGGAGAGTCCAGTTATGGGGAGGAAGCTGCATCTGACCATCAGTATGGTGAGGTGAGTCATGATAGAGCTGGGTGGCCTATGAGGGAGAAAGATAGAGGCTCAGAAAGAGACTGGTCTGGTACTTCTGAGAGAAGGTACAGAGATGATAGAGATCAAGGATATGACAGAGATGCACCTAAAGAAAAAGACATGGGCCATGACCATGAATGGTCTGAAAGAAGGCATCGTGATGATAGAGAAACGGGCCGAGAACGATCTCGTGATCGTGACCGTGAACGATCTCGAGACCGTGATCGTGACCGCGAAAGGGATTACCGTGAGCGTGACAGGCACAAAGAAGATAGGGACAGGTATGcagatcatcacaggtacagaGACCGGGAAGCAGAACACGATGATGAGTGGGAGAGGGGACGATCATCAAAGCCTCACAGTAAGTCACAGTTATCGCAAGAGGAGGAACACCATTCTAGGCCAAGAGATGCTGATTATGGGAAGAGGCGGCGGCTTACTTCTGAATAA